The Fimbriimonadia bacterium genome includes the window TTATCTCGTCCCCGAGCAGCCGATGTCCCATCTCGTATGCCAGTTCCGGGTAGGAAAGGTCTGAGAGAGATTCCAGGTCGGCCGCCGTCAGGCTCGGGAGACCTTCTGGCATGTATAGGCCGCCATCCGGTGCCTGCCCGCGAAAGAGCGCCTCGCGGAATGTCGCTGGTGCCGCACTGCCGCGTGTGCTCGTGCAGATCACGTCGCACTCCTCGCTGTCTGCTCGGAGAGTTCGGCACTAGCCCGCTCGAAAGTTTCCCGCAGTTCGTCATAGGTGCGTGTTACCGGAAACTGAGGGAACTCGGCTACCACGTTTTCAGGAGGTCGAAAGAGGATCCCGAAGTCGGCAGCTTGGAGCATGTTCGTGTCGTTATAGGAGTCGCCCACTGCGATCACTGGGAAGTTCAGGCCTTGGAAGGCTTGCACGGCCGCTCGCTTCTGGTCCGGCATTCGCAGGCGGTAGTCCACGATCTTGCCCAAGCCGTCTATGCTCAGGCGATGGCAGAGTAGCACAGGGTTACCCAGTTGCTTGATGAGCGGTGCAGCGAACTCATAGAACGTATCGGAGAGGATAATGACTTGAAAGTGCTCGCGCAGCCAATCCAGAAACTCCCTCGCCCCTGGTAGCGTTCCCATCGCGGCAATAGCAGCCTGAATGTCGGCTATGCCTAGATTGTGCTCGTCCAAGATACGCAGACGCTGCCGCATCAACGCATCGTAATCCGGCATGTCGCGTGTGGTCACTCGCAGGGCTTCCACCCCCGTTCTCTCCGCAACGTTGATCCACACCTCCGGAACCAAAACGCCTTCGAGGTCCAAACAGGCTACCTGCACTTGTCTACAGCCTCCTTGCTGCCATTGGTCGCTGCATTGCAACCTCCGTCATTGCTACATCTGACGCCGCTAGCCTCAGTCCTACCGCACCTCGCCTACCTGCTATCACCCCACCGCATGAGGATAAGCCGACGCTATCAGTGCAACAGTCACCCGTTCCGTCATGCTTCGACAGGCTCAGCATGACGGAACGGTCAGGCGCTCGATAGGTGCGATGAGTGGATGTTAGTACAGGCCGCGATGAGAGTGCAAAGTAGCAACTGCTAAGAGAAGATCGTTGACGATAGCGAGAGTACACGGCGATGGAACCTGCGACGTCGCAGTACCGCACCGGGCTGCCTGCCCCAGAAGACGGAAGTGAATCGACCATGTTGTGAGCGCTTCCCCGTTGAAACGTTCTTACGGTAAGTGGAACTCACCCGCCGCACCATTGCGGTCGGCAAAGAATCCCTCTTATCAGATTATAGCACACGCACAGTCCCACGTCAGGCGTTACTGCCCGTAGTATGCGTCTGGACCGTGCTTTCGGAGAAAGTGCCGATGCAACAGGGCGTCGTCAATCGGCTCCGCATCGGGCCGGAGCGACAGCGTCACTGCCGCGATTCGAGCGACCTGCTCCAGAACCGAGGCGTTGAGGACAGCCTCCTCGACCGTGGCTCCCCATGCGAAAGGACCGTGCGCAGCCACGAGCACCGCGGGCATCTCCAGCGGGTCCCTGCCAGCAAAACATCGTACGATCACTTCTCCCGTATTCGCCTCGTAATCCCCGGCAATCTCCTCGGGCGTCATCTCGTCTGTCACCGGAATCTCGCCGAAGAAGTGGTCGGCGTGCGTCGTCCCGAGGCAAGGGATCGGTTTTCGAGCCTGCGCCCAGGCCGTAGCATGCGGCGAGTGCGTGTGAACGATGCCGCCGATGCCCTGGAACTCACGATAGAGTACTAGGTGGGTCGGCGTGTCCGAGCTCGGTTTCCCGCCTTCTACCGGCTCGCCGTCGGGCCGCACGATCGAGATGAGCGCCGGAGTCAACTCGCCGTACGAGACGCCGCTCGGTTTGATCGCAATCAGGCCCGTTTCGGGGTCGCGGGCGCTTGCATTCCCCCACGTGTGTACGACCAGTCCCATGTCATGGAGCCGTCGATTCGCCTCCCACACTCGCTCTTTCAGCGTCTGCAGACTCATAGCTCGATCACTGTCTTCAGGCAGCCGTCCGAATAGGTGCTCGCTACATGAAACGCCTCCTGGCTCCGGGACAGAGGAAACACGTGAGAAACGAGGCGGTGCAGCGGAAGCCTGGTCGCCAGGTCGGCAGCCCTCGGCAGAGTGAGTCGGGATCTCCGAACCATGAAGAAGGTAAGCCCTCGGCGACGGGGCTCGTGGCCAACAAGCCGAATCTCGTCGGTGTGCGGCGTGCCGACCACGCCAATCTTGGCGCCCGGCGCGGCCAAGCGCAGCATGTCCTGATGCGCGGGAGCCTCACCCGAGGCCTCCACCACGTAGTCGAACTCCCCCTCCGCTTCTTCTGGAGCGACAGCAGCATCCGCCCCCAATGCCAGCGCCGCCTCCCTCCGATGAGGGACCGGGTCCGTGCAAAGGACTGGCTTGGCGGCAAGTGCCTTGGCAACCAGCAAGCACAGGAGTCCGATACCGCCGCAACCCAGGATCGCCACCGACGATGCGACCCGCAGTTTCAACAGGTCGAAGGTGCTTATGGCCAC containing:
- a CDS encoding alcohol dehydrogenase catalytic domain-containing protein, with the protein product VLGHEGVGVVEEGELTGRAVSIEPTISCGRCTQCVRGAPNLCVNQSFLGLPPEPGLLREVIYHPPHLLEALPAGVSGPAGTLLEPLAVAISTFDLLKLRVASSVAILGCGGIGLLCLLVAKALAAKPVLCTDPVPHRREAALALGADAAVAPEEAEGEFDYVVEASGEAPAHQDMLRLAAPGAKIGVVGTPHTDEIRLVGHEPRRRGLTFFMVRRSRLTLPRAADLATRLPLHRLVSHVFPLSRSQEAFHVASTYSDGCLKTVIEL
- the araD gene encoding L-ribulose-5-phosphate 4-epimerase AraD, with the protein product MQTLKERVWEANRRLHDMGLVVHTWGNASARDPETGLIAIKPSGVSYGELTPALISIVRPDGEPVEGGKPSSDTPTHLVLYREFQGIGGIVHTHSPHATAWAQARKPIPCLGTTHADHFFGEIPVTDEMTPEEIAGDYEANTGEVIVRCFAGRDPLEMPAVLVAAHGPFAWGATVEEAVLNASVLEQVARIAAVTLSLRPDAEPIDDALLHRHFLRKHGPDAYYGQ
- the thrH gene encoding bifunctional phosphoserine phosphatase/homoserine phosphotransferase ThrH produces the protein MQVACLDLEGVLVPEVWINVAERTGVEALRVTTRDMPDYDALMRQRLRILDEHNLGIADIQAAIAAMGTLPGAREFLDWLREHFQVIILSDTFYEFAAPLIKQLGNPVLLCHRLSIDGLGKIVDYRLRMPDQKRAAVQAFQGLNFPVIAVGDSYNDTNMLQAADFGILFRPPENVVAEFPQFPVTRTYDELRETFERASAELSEQTARSAT